The proteins below come from a single Fastidiosipila sanguinis genomic window:
- a CDS encoding helicase-related protein, which produces MDSLAIIDNLTNKLKDDLLVEIKEGSKISIAAASFSIYAFDELKEELGKIDAFRFIFTSPTFIKDVQKKEKREFYIPRLKREKNLYGSEFEIKLRNELTQKAIAKECADWIKEKASFKSNITDSNMQGFINVDGTTYNSIKDFTTVDLGIEKGNNRSYLINKLSKSDSEYYLRLFDEIWNDKTQLQEVTDKVIESINTVYNENSPDYLYFVTLYNIFNEFLEDISEDELPNESTGFKDSKIWNMLYNFQEDATLAIINKLEKYNGCILADSVGLGKTFTALAVIKYYENRNKSVLVLCPKKLANNWNTYKANYINNPIAEDRMNYDVLFHTDLSREKGTSNGLELDRVNWSNYDLIVIDESHNFRNGGKVSDDGNKENRYLRLLNQVIKKGVKTKVLMLSATPVNNRFIDLKNQLALAYEGDSEILDNKLRTSKSIDDIFRQAQVAFNNWSKLDLESRTTESLLRMLDYDFFEVLDNVTIARSRKHIKKYYDTSAIGTFPKRNAPISKRPGLTDLDKAITYNEIFDLINMLELCIYTPTDYILSSKLNKYIDKYDSKHFIGSLTQSGREKGIKRLMSINLMKRMESSVYAFRLTLDRINTLITETIAKIDNYEINSEDNLMILDDYSYADLDGDDQEDDVFVIGEKVKIDIGDMDYTSWKRELQEDKDILDLLISLVEDITPEHDKKLKTLFEMIDEKQLNPINPGNKKILIFTAFADTANYLYESVSKYVKEKYNLDTAIVSGSTDGKTTIKNVGADLNTVLTLFSPISKDKEILMPNVDKEIDILIATDVISEGQNLQDCDYLINYDIHWNPVRIIQRFGRIDRIGSRNESIQLVNFWPDITLDEYINLKARVETRMKIVDMTATGDDNVLSPEEKGDLEYRRNQLERLQHEVVDIEDMNTGISIMDLGLNEFRLDLLDYVKKHPDLDQAPRGMNAVVESTEEMPAGVIFVLRNIQSSININGQNRLHPFYMIYLSEEGDVITDHLDPKAILDRFRLLSKNKTEPEKDLYEAFNKETQDGRDMSKYSSLLEDAIKSIIDVKNENDIDNFLSGKNISFLSETIEGLDDFELISFLVIRDRN; this is translated from the coding sequence GTGGATAGCTTGGCAATTATAGATAATTTAACAAATAAATTAAAAGATGATTTGCTAGTTGAGATCAAAGAAGGAAGTAAAATATCAATTGCTGCTGCAAGCTTTTCTATTTATGCTTTTGATGAGCTAAAGGAAGAATTAGGGAAAATTGATGCTTTTAGGTTTATTTTCACATCACCAACTTTCATTAAAGATGTACAGAAAAAAGAAAAACGAGAATTTTATATTCCGAGACTTAAAAGGGAAAAGAATCTGTATGGATCTGAATTTGAAATAAAGCTTAGAAATGAACTTACTCAAAAGGCGATTGCTAAAGAATGTGCTGATTGGATAAAGGAAAAAGCAAGTTTTAAATCTAATATTACTGACAGCAATATGCAAGGTTTTATTAATGTTGATGGTACAACGTACAACTCTATTAAAGACTTTACAACGGTTGATTTAGGAATTGAAAAAGGAAATAACCGTTCATATCTAATAAATAAGTTATCTAAATCCGATAGTGAGTACTATTTGAGACTTTTTGATGAGATTTGGAATGACAAAACTCAATTGCAAGAAGTTACTGATAAAGTAATAGAAAGCATAAATACTGTTTATAACGAAAATTCTCCAGATTATTTATATTTTGTGACTCTATATAATATTTTTAATGAGTTCTTGGAAGATATATCAGAAGATGAGCTTCCTAATGAATCTACAGGTTTCAAGGATAGCAAAATTTGGAATATGCTATACAATTTCCAGGAAGATGCTACGCTAGCCATAATTAATAAACTAGAGAAATATAATGGATGTATTCTTGCTGACTCTGTAGGTCTTGGTAAAACATTCACTGCATTAGCTGTTATTAAGTATTATGAAAATAGAAATAAATCAGTTTTGGTTCTATGTCCTAAGAAATTAGCTAACAACTGGAATACATACAAGGCCAATTATATTAACAATCCTATTGCTGAAGATAGGATGAATTATGACGTCCTCTTCCATACTGATTTAAGTAGAGAGAAGGGTACATCTAATGGACTAGAACTCGACAGAGTTAATTGGTCAAATTATGACTTAATCGTTATTGATGAATCTCATAACTTCAGAAATGGTGGCAAAGTTTCGGATGATGGAAATAAGGAGAATAGATATCTACGACTATTGAATCAAGTGATTAAAAAAGGTGTAAAAACCAAAGTACTAATGTTATCAGCAACTCCTGTAAATAATAGATTCATTGATTTGAAAAATCAACTTGCCCTAGCATATGAAGGCGATAGTGAAATATTAGATAATAAGTTAAGAACAAGCAAAAGTATTGATGATATTTTCAGACAAGCTCAAGTGGCATTTAACAATTGGAGTAAGCTTGATCTAGAAAGTAGAACCACTGAAAGTCTATTAAGAATGCTTGATTATGATTTCTTCGAGGTTCTTGATAATGTAACTATTGCAAGATCTAGGAAGCATATTAAGAAGTATTACGATACATCTGCTATTGGAACTTTCCCTAAGAGAAATGCTCCTATCTCCAAAAGACCTGGTCTAACTGATCTGGACAAAGCAATAACTTACAACGAAATATTTGATCTGATTAATATGTTGGAGCTATGTATCTATACTCCAACTGACTATATTCTATCTAGCAAGCTAAATAAATATATTGATAAATATGATTCCAAGCATTTTATCGGAAGTCTTACTCAGTCAGGACGAGAAAAAGGTATCAAGAGATTGATGTCTATTAATCTGATGAAGAGGATGGAGAGTTCAGTATATGCCTTTAGATTAACTTTAGACCGTATTAATACATTGATTACTGAAACAATTGCAAAAATTGATAATTATGAGATTAATTCAGAAGATAATTTAATGATCCTTGATGATTACTCATATGCTGACCTTGATGGAGATGACCAAGAAGATGATGTTTTCGTAATTGGTGAAAAAGTTAAGATTGATATAGGCGACATGGATTACACTAGCTGGAAACGTGAATTACAGGAAGATAAGGATATTCTTGATTTGTTAATTTCCCTCGTGGAAGATATCACTCCAGAGCATGACAAAAAACTTAAAACCTTATTTGAAATGATAGATGAAAAACAACTTAACCCTATAAATCCAGGTAATAAAAAGATCTTAATTTTTACAGCCTTTGCTGATACAGCGAATTATTTGTATGAAAGTGTCAGTAAGTATGTAAAAGAAAAATATAATCTAGATACAGCGATTGTCAGTGGTTCGACAGATGGAAAAACTACAATAAAAAATGTAGGTGCTGATTTAAATACAGTTCTTACCTTGTTTTCACCAATTTCTAAAGACAAAGAAATACTCATGCCGAATGTAGATAAAGAGATTGATATTCTAATTGCTACAGACGTAATATCTGAAGGGCAAAACTTGCAAGATTGTGATTATCTAATTAATTATGATATTCATTGGAATCCAGTTCGTATTATTCAGAGATTTGGTCGTATAGATCGTATTGGTAGTAGGAATGAGAGTATACAGCTTGTTAATTTCTGGCCAGATATAACATTAGATGAATATATAAATTTAAAAGCTAGAGTTGAAACAAGAATGAAGATAGTTGATATGACTGCGACTGGAGATGATAATGTATTGTCCCCAGAGGAAAAAGGTGATCTCGAATATAGAAGAAATCAACTAGAGAGACTTCAACATGAAGTCGTTGATATTGAAGATATGAATACTGGTATTTCTATAATGGATTTAGGTCTTAATGAATTTAGACTTGATTTATTAGATTATGTAAAGAAACATCCAGATTTAGACCAAGCGCCAAGGGGTATGAATGCTGTTGTAGAGTCAACAGAAGAGATGCCGGCAGGAGTTATTTTTGTTCTAAGAAATATACAAAGCTCGATAAATATTAATGGCCAGAACAGGCTACACCCTTTCTATATGATTTATTTATCTGAAGAAGGTGACGTTATAACAGACCACTTAGATCCGAAAGCAATATTGGATCGATTTAGGTTACTAAGTAAAAATAAGACAGAGCCTGAAAAAGACTTGTATGAAGCCTTTAATAAGGAAACGCAAGATGGTAGAGATATGAGTAAATACTCAAGCCTGCTAGAGGATGCAATAAAATCTATTATTGATGTAAAAAATGAAAATGATATTGATAATTTCTTAAGTGGGAAGAATATAAGTTTCTTGTCAGAAACGATAGAGGGACTAGATGATTTTGAACTTATTAGCTTCTTAGTTATCAGGGATAGGAATTGA
- a CDS encoding PH domain-containing protein gives MKPYFIDDNEKILWEGRPSKLMYFFSGFNLFAVIFLIIWSSIVLGISSQTFTISKEFWKIAENNPFHNTFGMFTLIPFIMIFVVFIIFVFIPIKKIIESFRVRYYVTDLRIYIESGIIGKDIQNIEYREIDKLNVNVGLLGKMMNRGTISLTPDRNYSDGDGSYVRSGFKLIGVEKPYELFNIIKKNALDVTTDQQYPNAYRPDRNSGYNTRLDDER, from the coding sequence ATGAAACCTTATTTTATAGATGATAACGAGAAGATCCTTTGGGAAGGTAGACCAAGCAAATTGATGTACTTCTTTAGTGGCTTTAATCTATTTGCTGTAATATTCCTGATTATTTGGTCAAGTATAGTGCTTGGCATATCAAGTCAGACTTTTACCATATCAAAAGAGTTCTGGAAAATTGCAGAAAATAATCCTTTCCATAATACTTTTGGCATGTTTACATTAATCCCATTCATCATGATTTTTGTAGTGTTCATTATTTTTGTATTCATACCAATAAAGAAAATTATTGAGTCATTCAGAGTTAGATACTACGTGACTGACTTAAGAATCTACATTGAATCAGGTATAATCGGCAAAGATATCCAAAATATTGAATATAGAGAAATTGACAAATTGAATGTTAATGTTGGTCTCTTAGGTAAGATGATGAATAGAGGTACAATTTCTCTAACACCAGATCGTAATTATTCTGATGGTGACGGTAGTTATGTCAGAAGTGGGTTCAAGCTAATTGGCGTTGAGAAGCCTTATGAATTGTTTAACATTATTAAGAAAAATGCTCTTGACGTTACAACTGACCAACAATATCCAAACGCTTACAGACCTGACAGAAATTCAGGCTACAATACTAGACTCGATGATGAGAGGTAA
- a CDS encoding DUF4391 domain-containing protein, translating to MFNLPASTIVNRRIPKELIYEKFSEELSGKRKHAFDTEISKITITNEISELSVDAKAGESISAIFVLLVELNTRNFSNANIELLTKLLGQKILIVLNYKDGYRLAIYEYKLLLGKWKKEDEIALNIQGTDLELVWENLVKQVIKVEIEEGNSLQEQLAIEANKNKLRKLIEKTERQARKGTQAKKSFELYKKIQEYKEELESM from the coding sequence ATGTTTAATTTGCCTGCTAGTACCATTGTTAATAGAAGAATACCCAAGGAGTTGATCTACGAGAAATTTTCAGAAGAGTTATCTGGTAAAAGAAAGCATGCATTTGATACAGAAATAAGTAAAATTACCATTACTAATGAAATCTCTGAGCTATCAGTAGATGCGAAAGCAGGTGAAAGTATTTCAGCAATATTTGTGCTATTGGTTGAGCTCAATACAAGAAACTTCAGTAATGCTAATATTGAATTGCTTACAAAATTATTAGGACAGAAAATTCTAATAGTCCTGAACTATAAAGATGGATATAGATTAGCTATTTATGAGTATAAATTATTGCTAGGTAAGTGGAAGAAGGAAGATGAAATTGCTCTAAATATACAGGGCACAGATTTAGAGTTAGTTTGGGAAAATCTAGTAAAACAAGTTATAAAAGTTGAGATTGAAGAAGGAAATAGTTTACAAGAACAGCTAGCAATAGAAGCTAATAAAAATAAATTGAGAAAATTGATAGAAAAAACAGAGAGGCAAGCTCGAAAAGGGACACAGGCGAAAAAGTCCTTTGAGCTATACAAAAAGATACAAGAATATAAAGAAGAGTTGGAGAGTATGTAA
- a CDS encoding Rib/alpha-like domain-containing protein yields MAKENALYKSVIGAVITMTNQETGQVFTYTTDETGSHQYIPVGKYLMELKSVPDDILGRFEWPEAKMVEVSGSSFNGFNVVESKKKDSEVYKPEVKEIEVPQYGDLNPEDGIANLKELPEGTKVEDITPEELNTRKPGKYTRTLKVTYPDMTSTEVEVTVYVTVWFGARISFRNLPENEYESLEKTDKPYKSVIGAVITLTNQETGKVYTYTTDETGSHQHVQAGKYLMELKSVPEELKDRFEWPEAKEVEVTGSSFNGFNVVEIKVEDETEPTTTPETKPSTEATTEKPTSPSMSDKATKPSKTEAKNVNKTAKTGDTSYIALATGLLSLAVAGALLVNRKRDEE; encoded by the coding sequence TTGGCAAAGGAAAATGCTTTATACAAAAGTGTTATTGGCGCAGTTATAACAATGACTAACCAAGAAACAGGTCAAGTATTTACATACACAACAGATGAAACAGGCTCACATCAATATATACCTGTAGGTAAATATTTAATGGAATTAAAATCAGTTCCAGATGATATTTTAGGAAGATTTGAATGGCCTGAGGCAAAAATGGTTGAAGTATCAGGTTCTTCTTTTAATGGATTCAATGTTGTAGAGTCTAAGAAAAAAGACAGTGAAGTATATAAACCTGAGGTTAAAGAAATTGAAGTTCCACAATATGGTGATTTGAATCCTGAAGATGGAATTGCAAACTTAAAAGAACTTCCTGAAGGAACAAAAGTAGAAGACATAACACCAGAAGAATTGAATACAAGAAAACCAGGTAAATATACAAGAACTCTTAAAGTAACATATCCAGATATGACAAGTACTGAAGTTGAAGTAACAGTTTATGTAACAGTTTGGTTTGGTGCTAGAATTTCATTTAGAAATCTTCCAGAAAATGAGTACGAGAGTTTAGAAAAAACTGACAAACCTTATAAGAGTGTTATTGGAGCAGTTATAACATTAACAAATCAAGAAACAGGAAAAGTCTACACCTACACAACAGATGAGACAGGTTCACATCAACATGTTCAAGCTGGTAAATATCTAATGGAATTAAAATCTGTTCCAGAAGAACTAAAAGATAGATTTGAATGGCCTGAAGCAAAAGAAGTTGAAGTAACAGGTTCTTCATTTAATGGATTTAATGTTGTAGAGATTAAAGTTGAAGATGAAACAGAACCAACAACAACACCTGAAACAAAACCTTCAACAGAAGCTACTACTGAGAAACCAACATCACCAAGCATGAGTGATAAGGCTACTAAACCAAGCAAGACAGAAGCCAAAAATGTTAATAAAACCGCAAAAACAGGTGACACAAGCTACATAGCATTAGCAACAGGTTTACTAAGCTTAGCTGTAGCAGGAGCATTATTAGTTAATCGTAAGAGAGACGAAGAATAA
- a CDS encoding ABC transporter permease, producing the protein MSIFKNYFKIVRKHKFSILLYTIIFLTLTLFFMNSDTSKDNTNYSEVRNNIYVEDRSNSKISKALVEYIDKKENIVSGLDKENLEDELFYRSTDAIVIIPEDFENTKEIIYKSSPQSMYSFLVKQRINEFIDKVYKYNDNGYEIEDSIKYANDDLDKSVNVQKINELNHDSGDESNSRFYFNFMSYPLLSQILLVVTLVMSSYYKDTLDMRHKVSVISEKKKNLILTLGHLVFGVVFWLLYIIICIVLVKDFEFNQAFSFATLNSFVFMVTAVTLSVLIGKLFQDPESLSVVINVLVLGSSFLSGVFVPQEIMGETTLKIARIFPNYYYVVNNSLIDEGKKLSDLMPNILIMLGFSIAFLILTNVIKKPITKNKN; encoded by the coding sequence ATGAGCATCTTTAAGAATTACTTCAAAATTGTTAGAAAACATAAATTTTCTATCCTCTTATATACGATAATATTTTTAACATTGACTCTATTCTTCATGAATTCTGATACATCGAAGGATAATACAAATTACTCTGAAGTTAGAAATAACATATACGTTGAAGATAGAAGCAATAGTAAAATATCAAAAGCGTTAGTTGAATATATTGATAAAAAAGAAAACATCGTTAGTGGTTTAGATAAAGAAAACCTAGAAGATGAATTATTCTACAGATCGACAGATGCTATTGTTATAATCCCTGAAGATTTTGAAAATACTAAAGAAATTATCTATAAATCATCACCCCAAAGTATGTACTCATTCCTGGTAAAACAAAGAATAAATGAATTTATAGACAAAGTATATAAGTATAACGACAATGGGTACGAAATAGAAGATTCTATAAAATATGCTAATGATGACTTGGACAAAAGCGTAAACGTTCAGAAAATAAATGAATTGAATCACGATAGTGGTGATGAAAGTAATTCAAGATTTTATTTTAACTTTATGTCTTACCCCTTACTATCTCAAATACTCCTTGTAGTTACGCTTGTTATGTCTAGTTATTATAAAGATACACTAGACATGAGACACAAGGTGTCAGTAATTTCTGAAAAAAAGAAAAATTTAATATTAACTTTAGGACATTTGGTCTTCGGAGTTGTTTTTTGGTTACTATATATTATTATTTGTATAGTTTTAGTGAAAGATTTCGAATTTAATCAAGCTTTTAGTTTTGCCACACTTAACTCATTTGTATTTATGGTAACTGCCGTGACCTTAAGCGTGTTAATAGGGAAGTTATTCCAAGATCCTGAATCACTATCAGTAGTAATCAATGTATTGGTACTAGGCTCATCATTTTTATCTGGCGTTTTTGTTCCACAAGAAATAATGGGAGAGACTACCCTAAAAATAGCTAGAATTTTTCCAAATTACTATTATGTAGTAAATAATAGTTTAATAGATGAAGGTAAAAAACTCTCAGATCTAATGCCGAATATTTTAATAATGTTAGGATTTAGCATTGCATTTCTAATACTGACTAATGTAATTAAAAAGCCAATAACGAAGAATAAAAATTAG
- a CDS encoding ABC transporter ATP-binding protein has protein sequence MENVVEVRNLVKKYKNLTAVAGLDLDVRKGKILGLLGPNGSGKSTTINCILALLSFDQGSVRIFGEEMSPDKFDIKSKIGVVFQDVGVFEELTVYENIDYFCGLYIRDKEKRKVLLDEVINLVGLNDFVKFYPKQLSGGLLRRLNIACGIAHKPELIILDEPTVAVDPQSRNNILEGIKKLNEEGATIIYTSHYMEEVDLICDDIVILDKGKVIAKGTSTDLKNSIKLSEKISFESDDISDNFIEKIKNLEHVVNVECDGNLYYIDFERGDYNLINLIDLLKQENVKYKSLNSSRPTLNDVFLDLTGKELRD, from the coding sequence ATGGAAAATGTTGTTGAAGTTAGAAATCTTGTCAAAAAGTATAAAAACTTAACAGCTGTAGCTGGACTAGATTTAGATGTGCGCAAAGGGAAAATACTTGGCCTTTTGGGACCTAATGGATCTGGCAAATCAACAACTATTAATTGTATTTTAGCCCTTTTATCATTTGATCAAGGATCGGTGAGGATCTTTGGGGAAGAGATGAGTCCTGATAAATTTGATATTAAAAGTAAGATAGGTGTTGTTTTTCAGGATGTAGGAGTTTTTGAAGAATTAACAGTTTATGAAAATATAGATTACTTTTGTGGTTTATATATAAGAGATAAGGAAAAAAGAAAAGTTTTACTTGATGAAGTTATAAACCTTGTAGGACTAAATGATTTTGTAAAGTTTTATCCGAAACAATTATCTGGGGGTTTATTAAGAAGATTAAATATCGCCTGCGGAATCGCTCACAAACCAGAGCTTATCATACTCGATGAACCTACAGTAGCTGTAGATCCCCAATCAAGAAATAACATACTCGAAGGAATTAAGAAATTAAATGAAGAAGGCGCTACTATAATCTATACATCTCATTACATGGAGGAAGTAGATTTAATCTGTGATGATATTGTAATTTTAGACAAAGGTAAAGTAATTGCAAAAGGTACAAGCACTGACCTTAAGAACTCTATTAAATTATCAGAGAAGATTAGTTTTGAGAGTGATGATATAAGTGATAACTTCATAGAAAAGATAAAAAATCTAGAGCATGTGGTAAATGTTGAGTGTGATGGCAATCTCTACTATATAGATTTTGAGCGTGGGGATTATAATTTAATAAATCTAATAGATCTATTGAAACAAGAAAATGTTAAATATAAATCACTAAACTCTTCAAGACCTACCTTAAATGACGTATTTTTGGATTTGACCGGAAAAGAATTGAGGGATTAA
- a CDS encoding tetratricopeptide repeat protein encodes MDLNKNLLTKTDELAIERNDDSYINAKGANLYGEQSYSQAVEYYHLGAAMGNSDSISNLGYCYLYGRDIPQNTALAVAYFKIACEKKNPDAAYKLGDIYSKNKWGLEDKELSLYYYSLAVEYIIGSGWQTKGSLYYNDELQNFPSLCFALARDLEFWCKNFICKLFRSSI; translated from the coding sequence ATGGATCTAAACAAAAACTTACTAACGAAAACAGATGAACTCGCAATTGAACGTAATGATGATTCCTACATCAATGCAAAAGGTGCGAATTTATATGGAGAACAATCTTATTCTCAGGCAGTAGAATACTACCACTTAGGTGCAGCCATGGGAAACTCTGATTCCATTTCAAACCTAGGCTATTGTTACCTATATGGACGAGATATTCCTCAAAATACAGCATTAGCTGTTGCCTACTTCAAGATAGCTTGCGAAAAGAAAAATCCAGATGCAGCGTATAAGTTAGGTGATATTTATAGCAAAAATAAATGGGGTCTAGAGGATAAAGAGCTTTCACTTTATTACTATAGTTTGGCAGTAGAATATATTATTGGTTCAGGATGGCAGACAAAAGGTAGCTTATATTATAATGATGAGTTACAAAATTTCCCTAGCCTTTGTTTTGCCTTAGCTAGAGACTTGGAATTTTGGTGCAAAAATTTCATTTGCAAATTATTCAGGAGTTCAATATGA
- a CDS encoding ABC transporter permease, which produces MFWSLLFPIILGLFFKLAFGNLNEKLMLDPINVLVNEELYEDENITSFFNNIEDEKILNIIKVKNSKDIKLEDHIAYIRDVDDVVVKSEGLKSSIVTSVMNSFIQNRDTIFRILESNPNANINDLIGINDYIKDESNKNMNLVNTFFYTLIGMQALYGYTWGMFVIYQYEANLSTVAKRNVMSPSSIKTRLISALSVAWFINTVVLIITILVLKFLLNVEFGNNYIGLTILILLSSLCGVSFGTLIATGIKGDVNKKSGIGVGLTMLMSFMAGMMVSDIKILIQRNVPILNKINPVAIITDALYSMYYYSDLTRFYQNIMYLALVTFVFIVLTIIFTRGKRYEHL; this is translated from the coding sequence ATGTTTTGGAGTCTATTATTTCCTATAATTTTAGGTCTATTTTTTAAACTAGCATTTGGAAATTTGAATGAGAAACTAATGTTAGACCCTATTAATGTCCTAGTAAATGAAGAATTATATGAAGATGAAAATATAACTTCTTTCTTTAATAATATTGAGGATGAAAAAATATTAAATATTATTAAAGTTAAAAACAGTAAAGATATTAAACTAGAAGATCATATTGCATATATTAGAGACGTCGATGATGTAGTTGTAAAAAGTGAAGGATTAAAATCCTCGATTGTAACCTCTGTAATGAATTCTTTTATTCAGAATAGAGATACCATTTTTAGGATATTAGAGAGTAATCCTAACGCTAATATTAATGATTTAATTGGCATAAATGATTATATTAAAGATGAATCTAACAAAAATATGAACTTAGTAAACACATTTTTTTATACTTTAATTGGTATGCAAGCTCTATATGGATATACATGGGGAATGTTTGTTATATATCAATATGAGGCCAATTTATCTACTGTTGCCAAAAGAAATGTAATGTCTCCCTCGAGTATTAAGACGAGATTAATATCTGCCCTCTCTGTAGCATGGTTCATAAATACTGTAGTATTGATTATCACAATATTAGTTCTAAAATTCTTATTAAATGTAGAATTTGGAAATAATTATATAGGCCTAACAATATTAATATTATTATCCTCATTATGTGGTGTGAGTTTTGGAACATTAATTGCAACAGGTATTAAGGGTGATGTTAATAAAAAATCTGGTATTGGAGTCGGACTTACCATGCTCATGAGCTTTATGGCAGGCATGATGGTTTCTGACATTAAGATTCTAATACAAAGAAATGTTCCAATACTAAACAAGATTAATCCGGTCGCTATCATAACAGATGCTTTATATTCCATGTACTACTACAGCGATCTAACAAGATTCTATCAAAATATTATGTATTTAGCTTTAGTAACTTTTGTATTTATAGTGCTAACTATAATATTTACAAGGGGGAAACGTTATGAGCATCTTTAA